The Patescibacteria group bacterium genomic sequence TAACTAACTTTTCCGGCCGCCTGTTCACCTTGCCCTTTACCTGCAATACAAACTCCGGCCGCGCGCCTTCCGCAATTTTGTGCGCCTCTCTTGATACCTCCGGATTCACAACTACCTGCACCAATCCTTCTTTATCGCGCAAATCTAAAAAAATTAATTTTCCGTGGTCTCGCCGAGCGTGCACAAAGCCAGCTAAAGTTACTTCTTTGCCTTCCTCTTTTTTAGACAATAATCCGCAATAATGATCTTTAAGCATAATGATTATACCCCTCTCCTTGCCAAGGGGAGATTTAGGAGGGGTCTTTATCATTTTTATTTTACCATAAAAAAAAATCTTTGAAAATAAAAAAGAGGCAATGCAAATTGCCTCAAGTTTCAAGAAAATAAATCCTCAATCTTCTTTTTCACTTCATCAATATTACCCATGCAATAGAAGCAGGATTTAAAGAGTGATTCATGTTTTTCAAAATCTGAATTTGTCTTCAATTTTTCTATAACATTATCCTTATCGGAATAAATTCGACAGAAAGCGCCGTCTGAATTACCCCATTGGAAAAGAACCATGTCATTATCTCTAAGATTTATAGCAACTTCTACCAACTGGTTGACAACTAAAATTTTTACAGCCATTTTAATCTCCTTTATGATAAATATCTCCAATAACCCAGCTTCTAGTTAGACTAACGAAGATGCCTTTTGTATCATTATAGATAAAAAATCATACTACAAAATAAAGGACAATAAACAATCCTAACAATAATTCGTAATTTTGTCAAATAAAAAATCACTACAAGATTGACTGCAAGGTTTAATAAAGCAGGGATAATAATTATGGATCCAATAGGAGGAAATAGGCTAATCTACGAAGGGACTATATAAAAAGCAAATCTCACATTAAAATTAATGTGAGTTTTTTATCTTTAAAAAACTAACCCTTAAGGGCGAGGGTTAGTCTTCCATGCGCACTTTAAGGCGGATTTTAATTAGCGGATTTGTTGTTTTAATTAAGGATAGACCAGTATTTTCGGACTCTAATAACTGCCAATCTGCCAGAAGAAGGTGGCATCTTAATATCTTTAATCTTCGCCTTTCTTTTCTCCCCCTTCTTTGATTATCCACCAATTAAATTCCGTATCTTCTGACACTTCTTCCAGAGCAGAAACGGTAAAACTTTTCTCGCCCACTTCAGACAAATAAATAAATGTGGAAGATAGTGGGGTTATACCAATAAATGAATCTTTGGTTACTTCCTCATTCTCAAAAACTGCGTCTTTTTTTCCTGCTTCAATAACACCTGTGCCTGTGATTATATTGGTTATCTTACCTACAACCTCTAAATCACCTTTCACCACCACTTTCGGTTCGGGCACAGTGTCATTTGCTTCCCCGGGATTCAATTCCAGAATGCCAGTTTCCGAGAGAATCCTGCCCGAAACAAGCTTTAGCTCCCCTTTCACCTTTACATTCCCGTCCTTATCTACCGCGAAGTTCTCGCTATTAATCTCTAAGCCTGTGGCAGCATCCAGAACAAGGTATTTGTTGGGGTCGCCGATTATTACTTTGTCCTCCACAATCTTTACAATCTGCTGTAAATTCTGTGTTTCTTCTTCTAGTTCTTGAATCCTGGCGGTATTCGCTTGGTTGGATTCCATTACTGTTAAAATAGAGGCGCTTAAAGTGTTTAATTGATTGGAGACATTCTCCAGATTGCTCAAACTGTCTACTAGGGTTTGGAGGGTGCTTTGCAGTGATTCTAGATCAACTTGCTCGGAAGAAGCCCCCTCTACCATTTGTGCTGGCGCTGTGTCAGCATCATTTTCCGTAATTTGTGATTCGTAATTCGTAATTCGGGTCTCCAGATCCTGAATCCTTGATTCTTGATCTTTGATTCTTGATTCTAAAGACAGAATTCCTGATTCCTGATTCCCTATCCCTAATTCCAAGCCAGTGAGACGCGAGGTCGTGTCGCCCGCGGAAATACCAAGTTCATTCTGCACTAATTGCATATTATCATCTATGACCGATAGCTTTTGCTGCTGCTCCTTGAGCACCTCATTCTGATAAAGGGAGATCCGTTCATATTTGATTGCGTCAGGTCTGCCTTGCTCGTCATATATTACAAGGTTAGAAAGGCCTAAAGCGTCAAATTCTTCGGCAATAAAGCCGACATCCCTCTTTCCTGTTGCTTTATCAATAAAGGAGGTAGGTCTTGCTTCTAGAATCTTGGTAAAGTCATCTTGCAGGGTCTGCACATCATCTTTGTATCGCAAAGAGGAAGTAGAACGGTAGACACTGCCCGTGGTCGTATCAATAAACATATTGGCGGCGGAAGCGGAAGTGTCTATATTTGCAATGACAAACTTGGTGCCAGGGGCGCTCGTGCCGATACCGATCGCGCCCGTGGAGGTAATCACGAAGGCGGGCGTTGCCCCACCTAAAGTAGCAGCAGTTTCAATCTTGAATTTATCGCTATCGCTGTCATCAACTCCCACGGAGAATTTAGTAGAATCAGCAATTTTAAAGTCTAAAATAGGATCACCAGAAGCTTTATTTAAAGAAAGAAGATTGTCTGGCGTGCTCGTCCCGATGCCGACGTTTCCGCTCATTATGGACATCCCGCCTTGATAGATATGATTAGTTGACACAACATTCATTTCAGATTTGCCAGAGGTCATTACTTGGTGTGTGCCACCACTCCAATTCCAAGACACGGCGACAAACAAACCATTGCCATAGGTTACTGACATCCACCAATTTGATTCGGGCGCGGTTCTAGTTGTCCAGGTGATGCCATCGGGTGAAGTCATTACTCGGTTAGTGTCAGTTAGACCAACGGCGACAAACAAACCATTGCCATAGGTTACTGAATTCCAAGAATCTGCTACTGCGGTTCTAGCTGTCCAGGTGATACCATCAGGCGAAGTCATTACTCGGTGTGTGCCACTGTGACCAACTGCCACAAACAAACCATTGCCATAAGTTACTGCATACCACGTATTTGCTTCGGCTGCGGTTCTAGCTGTCCAGGTAATGCCATCGGGCGAAGTCATTACCCGGTTGGTGCCATTATAAGCGACGGCGACAAACAAACCATTGCCATAGGTTACTGAATACCACGAATTTGCTTCGGGCGCGGTTCGGGCTGTCCAAGTGATGCCGTCAGGCGAAGTCATTACTCGGTGTGTGCCGCTGTAAGCAACTGCGACAAACAAGCCATTGCCATAAGTTACTCCTTCCCATTTATTTGCTTCGGCCGCGGTTCGGGCTGTCCAAGTGATGCCATCAGGAGAAGTCATTACTCGGTGTGTGCCAGTTTCAGCGACTGCCACGAATAAACCATTGCCATAAGTGACCCAATTCCACCCATTTGCTTCGGCTGCAGTTCGGGCTGTCCAGGTGATGCCATCGGGCGAAGTCATTACTCGGTTGGTGCCATTATAAGAGACGGCGACAAACAAGCCATTGCCATAAGCTACCCCATTCCACGTATTTGCTTCGGTCGCGGTTCGGGCTATCCAGGAAGTTCCTTTGGATATGATGTTGCCAACAACTTCTAACTTCTCGCCTGGTGTTGTCGTCCCCACCCCAAGCCTGTTATTCGTGTCATCCCAGTAAAAATTAGCGTTATCTTGAGCCAGCGCGCCTGCGGCATCAGTGAAAACCACCGAGCCTTGGGTAAAACCAGGGGTAATGGTGCCGATAACATTGCCATAGATTGTGCCGTCAACCTCTAAAACATCCTCTACATAGAGGTCTCCGTCTCCTGTGGCATAATTCACTGTTCCGCCATTGCCAATAAAGACGTTGCGGTTAAACCAAGCGTCTTGATGGACGCGCAGAGTGCCTGCTGTTTCCACATCCCCTGTTTTGCCGTTAACAATAAATTTGTCATCGTCTATGTAGATTCCGCCATTTGCCTCTAGAATGCCGGTGAGCTTGGTCTGACCATCTACGGTAAGATTATTGTAAAGATGGGCATCTTTAATCACAATCAGTTCTTGACCGACTTTTACATTACCTGCTACATCAAGCTTATGCTGGGGGTATTTAGTGCCAATGCCTACTTGATCATTAGTAGTATCAACATAGAGAGCCTTTGTTCCGACCGTGAAGTTGCCCCCAACATCCACACTCTTTTGCAATTCAGTTGACCCTTTAACTTCAATACCACTACCAAAATATACTTTCCCAAGCAGGCTCAAGTCCTGTGATGTGCTGGCACCGTTAGTGGTAACATTCTGTAAATTGATATTATTGGAAGAGGCATTAGAGACTATCTTGGGGATAGAGTCGCCTAAAACAATCTCTGAAGATGGATGGGATTCCGATGTTTGTTCCGTAGGGGAAGAGGCTTGCGGTTTAATCTTGCTGTTTAAGGCTAGATCGTCTGTTTGAAGATTATGGATTATGGATCCTGTATTTTGGTCAACATTTTTTAGTAAACTACTAAATACTTTTAATGGGAAATATCCTCTTTCCGCAGAAACACCTCTCACAAAAACCAGAGTATTGGCGAAAAGGACTATGAGGATCAAAAGAGTTAAGAAAACGGGTCTAAAACGAGGAGGCGGAACAACAAATCTGGACCAAAAGGACAACGATGGTTTTAGGTTTTTCAGGATTTTATTCTTGAAAACGGATTTGAAGCGGAGCAATGTGGAAGATGATTCAGATTGGGGGGATAACAATAATTTCAGGTCTTCAAAAACTTTGAAGCTCTTGATTGGCGCCTTTACCCTGTTAGACAGTAACCCCCTTAAAGCCTCTGGTCTCTTACGGAATAAACATCTAATGGAGCCAGGGCAGTTTGTTAGCCCCGTTAGAAATAAATTTCTAAACGGGGTTAGAGAACAAGGTTCTCTAACGGGGTTTACTGACCCTAACGGTTTACAGGTGAAACCGAGAGCAAGACATCGGGAGCGTATCTTAAACATAAGATGAGAATATTTTTTATGAATACAAAACCCACCCCTTGAAAACAGAGAAATAATTTTTGAAACTATAGGGCTTTTTGTTTGCATTTTGGGAGATATGAATTCCGTATCGGTTTCTAGCTTTTATACTAAAAAATTGAGAGAGTAAGTCTCTACTGAAAATCTCCTAGTAGATTTACTGGTTTAAGTACATTACTATTATATAATACCTCCCCCCACTCGTTTTTACAAGAATGTTATCCACAAAGTAATATAAAAGACTAACCCTTAAGGGCGAGGGTTAGTCTTCCACCGCGTTTTAGTTTGAATTTTTTAGGCGCGGACTGCCTCTCATTTTTAGGCAGCGACGCCTGTTAAATTTTACGGTGGCGGAGAAACCACGTCTTTCGCGTTCCCGACGTCACCGTAAAATTATTCTATGCACTCTTTCATCTTAATAAATACATCAAATTTTTGTTTCTTAATTTTTAATTTTTAACTAATTTTTATTTACTTAATTTTTATTGTTATTATAAATAAAACAATAATTCAATAACTAAATAAAAATTAGTCTTGAACAATTACCGGCGTTCCTATTGCCGCCCAATCGTAAAGCTGTTTAGCCGGTCCCACACCGAGGCGCACGCAGCCATGAGAAACGCGCACACCTAAATGATTAGCCCCTTCCTTATAACCGCCCGGCCATTCGGGCAATTCATGAATGCCATGACCTTTAGTAGTAAAAGCCATCCAATAGGGCATATATAACCCATATTTAGAAGACCAGGCGCGCGGATTTTTACTTAAAATGTGAAAATTACCCAAGGGAGTGCCCATACCAGGCCGACCTGTAGATACCTTAGTGTCTAAAAATATTTTCTCTCCTTCATAAGCCTTCAAATTTTGCTCTGAAATGTCAATCACAATCTTCTTTAAACCATTGAAATTGTAGTTCAAAGCAGGCAAGATAATAATTTCCGCAATATGATCGCCATCTAAATCTGCCGCCGCCAGGTTCACCCCGCCATTAAAATTCTTTTCAAAAGGATAATAACTGTAACCAGTCTGGTTCATCGCTTGGGAGCTAACGCCACTCACCAGACTTGGTTCCTTAAGATTACCTCCCACCCCCTCCTTTCTCCCCGCTCCGGGCAAGGGGAGAGCCGCTCCCATTCTCTCTTTTTCAGAATCAGTATCTTCTTGCGCGATTTTCACCCCGCCGATATTATAAGGGGAACTCTTCTGAATCTCGCCCAAGTGATTGAACGCCCGCACATGCGGCGCGCCGCCCGGACCAGCGCCAGCCAAAATCTCACTCTTGCCGTCAAAATTCAAATCCGCCGCGGCGATATCCACGCCGCCCTTGAAACCTTGATCAAAGGCGATGAAGCTGGATTCTAAAAGGCCATTACTCTTATATACTTTAATCTGGGCTTTATCCTGACGCGCGGCAGAAACGATAATCTCCGGAAGTTTATCTCCGTCCACATCCGCCGCGGCGATATCCACGCCACCCTTGAAGTCGCGCGGAAAAGGATAAAGGACAAAATCAGTCCGCGTACCATTTCCTTTAAAAACACGCACCTCGGAGCGCGTACCCTGCCCTCGCGAAACCAAAATTTCCGCATTATGATCGCCGTCTAAATCCGCAAGGGCAATGTGCACGCCGCCCCGAAACGCCGCTGGTTCTCCAAAAAAATCCGCTAAAACAGTTTTGTTTAGGTCTGCCTTGTAAACCTTGATATGGGCGCTCTCGCGGGAAGCAACCGCCACCGCAATTTCATCCTTTTGGTCGCCATTAACATCCCCACAAGCCACATCAACGCCTCCCAAAAATTCTGCGTCAAAAGGATAGATTACATAATTGGTCTTTTTGCCTCGATAGTCATAAACGCGCACTTCGCTTCTCCGACCCGGTCCTGAACCAATCACAATTTCCTTATGACCATCACCATTTAGATCCCCCACGCAAACCGAAACCCCGCCGCGGAAATCATTTTCAAATAAATTAAAATCCTGGCCTTGTTTAAGGTCCACAGCTTTGAAAATACGACCGAGACCAAAATAATCGCGAGCCTCTACACTTTTTAATGGCCCAAAAATCATTCCTGACATTAAAACTGCCGTAAAAATTATTGTTTTTGTTTTTGTCATTTTTATTTTTATTTGCCTCGCCGTAGTCAGCCAGAGGCGGACGAAGCTCGCCTTCGCTTAAAGCTTTAGGCGGAGCAAGGCGGGTTTTACCTCGCCGAAGCACACAAAGTGCGTAGACGGGTTTAGTCCTCTTTTAGAAAGCTATTTTGGCTTTCTTTGAGTAAGACTTTAAAAAGCTCGCCGGGGATAAAACCCCTTAAGCGAGCTCTTTGTACTTGACTGCTTTTATTATATCATATTATGGATTTTGAGTCAATAGTTTTCTTGCTAAAATTCAAAAAATGTATTTTAATTAGATTATCACATCAATCATAAATTCCACCTTAAAGTACGAATCGCGCTTCAAAAGAAAATTTTGGGATATCTTTTAGCTTTGAATCATCGTTCTTTACCCAAACTTTATATATAGTAATCAGGAGCTAATTTGATGGAAATTGGATATGAAGGAGGAAGGATAAATATGTTAAATTCTGAAGTCGCTGAAAGGTTATTGTTTATTGGTATGAATGAAGAATTAAAAAAGAAGGTGTTTTTACTAAAAAACCTTCTGGAGGAAATTGCTCAAAAGCTGGGAGGAGAGGTATTTCCAGCAATCCAAATAGTGGAAGAGAAAAAGTTTCTTGATTACGAAATTAGGATTAAAGCGAGAACAGCGCTTTTTTCACGGCTCATTACTATTGCCAGGGCATATTTTCTGCATGGTTTTAGCGGTGACGATGGAAAATGGACCGACCTTAGAGTCGCTTTCAGAAAAGATAGGTGCCCTCAATCCATCTTTTCACAGCTAGAGCTAGAAATGAATAAAGAAACTGTGGATCGGCACCCCATCAAGGTAGAATATGTTGACTACAAAAAAGACCAAAAGGAAGGCTTTTTTAGAAAACTTTAAATTATATTTATTCTACCTCTGCGGCGCGAAGCTCATTTTACCCATAAGGGAAGAACTTTACTTCCCTTACCTATCCTTACTATAAATAAAAAGCCCCTCTTGATTTCCAGGGCTTTTTTTATTTTCCAGAACATTAATAACCTAACAATAATTGAATCCTCTCCCCCTCTCCTTCCAAAACCTGCCCCTCTCTTTCCACGCGCGTCGTTCCTCGCATATGCATTGGCTTCATATTTTCAAAATGCAAATCAATAAATAAATTTCCATCCTGATCTAATGAAGGATGGGCGTGGAAGCGCGGGTAAAAACCAGCGCCAAGCCGGCGCACATATCCTAATTCTCTGCTTCTTGGATCACGCAGGGGCTGATAGCCCAAACGGCGCATAAGGTTAGGAATGTTTTCTCTAATTTTTTCTTTAGATATTTCAATACGCATAATTTTAAGATTAGGCTTGCGCCGCGATCATAGCTTTTACTTTCATCAGCCGCGTCAAATTCCCTCTCTCTTGTTCATCTAATTTCATTGTAATCTCGCGGATCGCGGACTGCAAATTTGGCACTAAAACATATTCCAAAGAATTTACTCTCCGCCGCGTTTTCTCAATCTCGCGGCTAAGCATTAAAATCGCTTTTTCAGTCTGCGCCAAGCGGACCATTTTTTCTAAAGAAGTCTCAAATCCTTTCAAACTTGTATCCAATTCCGCGACAGTATCCAAATAACCATAGCAAATCGGTTCTCCTTCCTTTTGAACCTCAAAAAGCGGCACTTTGATATTCATTATATTCTTCTCGCTTGTTTGCAGGGAAAGCTTCATCTTGGACAACATCAAAGCCGCCTCTAGGCTTTGGGCTGGCATTTCCGCGGCGGCGAAAGCAAAAGACAAAAAAGCTTCGCTCAATGATTTTTCTACCGCTTCGCGAACATCCTTGGCTTCGCGGACTACCTGCATAAAATCTTTCATTAGTCCGTCCCGTTTCTCTTTTAATAATTTATGCCCTCTTTGCGCGACTTTGAGCCGCTTTTTCAATTTAAGCAGCTCCACGCGCGTGGGGTTGATTTTGACTTGCATTATTTTAGAACCCCTCCCCGCCCGCAGGTCTTGAGAGGGAGAAATTATTATCCCCTTCTGGTCTCAAGGGAGTTAGGAGGAGAAAAGAGGGAGTTATCTCTTAAAATACTTCTCAATCATTTCCGGCTTCACTCTCTTTAACTCGGACTGCGGTAAAATAGACAAAAGTTCCCAGCCCAAACTCAATGTTTGAATAATGTCACGATCCTCATATTCACCTTGGCGGACGAATTTGTCTTCAAAGAGAGAGGCAAACTTTAAATATTTTTTATCGGTTTCATCCAAACTCTCTTCGCCCAAAATCACGGCTAATTCTTCCACTTCCTTACCGCGGGCATAAGAAGCGAATAACTGATTTAAAACACCGGAATGATCCTCGCGGGTTTTACCTTCGCCGATTCCTTTGTCTTTAAGCCGGGAAAGGGAAGGTAAAACATCCACGGGCGGAAAAATCCCCTTGCGGTGCAATTCGCGGCTAAACATAATTTGGCCTTCGGTAATGTAACCGGTTAAATCGGGCACGGGATGGGTTTTGTCGTCCTCGGGCATGGAAAGGATCGGAATCTGCGTGATGGAACCGGGCTTGCCTTTAATGCGCCCCGCGCGTTCATAAATTGTAGAAAGGTCGGTATAAAGATAACCCGGATAACCACGCCGACCCGGAATTTCTTTGCGCGCCGCCGAAACTTCGCGCAAGGCTTCACAATAATTAGTCAGATCAGACATAATGACTAGTACATCCATTCCCTTTTCAAAAGCCAAATATTCAGCGCAGGTTAAAGCCATTCTGGGCGTTGCAATCCGCTCCACCACGGGATCATTAGCAAGGTTAATAAACAGCACCGAACGCTCAATCGCTCCGGTTTTCTTAAAATCATTTTGAAAAAAATTCGCCTCATCAAAAGTGATACCCATCGCCACAAACACCACCGCAAACTTCGTCTCTTTTCGGTCTTTATTCCGTGATTCGTGATTCGTGATTCGTGATTCGGTATGCCGTAAATCCCAGCGCATCTTTGCCTGCCTCGCGATTTGAGCCGCAAGGCGCGCGTGCGGCAGACCAGCGCCCGAAAAAATAGGCAGTTTCTGACCACGCACCAGCGTGTTCATGCCGTCAATCGTGGAAACGCCGGTTTGAATAAATTCATCGGGATAAGAACGGGCATAAGGATTTAAAGGCAAACCATTGATATCTAATTCTTGGTCTGGAATAATTCTAGGTCCGCCATCAATCGGCTTGCCCGCGCCAGAAAACACCCGACCTAGAATATCCTCGGATACCGGCAGTCTCAAACCTCGTCCCAAGAATTTGACCTTGGTGCCAGCACGCGGCACGCCTTGCGGCGCTTCAAAGAGCTGGATTAAGGTGAGCTCGCGTCCGGCTTCCAGAACCTTGCCTAGTATTTTGCGACCTTCTTTTGTTTCCACTTCCACTAATTCTTCATACTTTGCGCCTTCAATCTTTTCCAAAATTATTAAAGGTCCCGCAATTTCTTTCACTGTTTTATAAGCTTTGGACATAAAAATAAAGTTAAAAGTTAAAAGTGAAAAGGTAAAAGCTATTGCACATCAATTACACCACTTTCTCTATCTTCTCCCAAACCTTTTTATACTCTGCCTCTATTTTATCTTCGGGAATAAATTTGAGTCGGGCAATATCTTCAATAATTTCCTGCTTAAATAATGCCTTCAAGTCCAACTCGTTAACTTTGGAAAGCGCTAAATCGTAGAAATCAATAATAATCTTTAACATACCGTATTGTTTAGATAAGGAGGTATAGGTATCAATTTCATCAAAGGCATTCTGATGCAAAAAGTCTTCCCGAATCATCCGGGCAACGCGCAAGATTAATTGGTCCCGCGAACCTAAAGCGTCAAAACCGACCAAACGCACAATCTCTTCCAGATTGGCTTCTTCCTGCAAAATTTCCATTGCTCTTTGACGATACTGGTTAAAATCCGCGGCGACATTATTTTTAAAATACTCCTCTAAATTTTCAGTGTATAAAGAATAGCTGGTCAGCCAATTAATCGCTGGGAAATGGCGCTTGTAGGCGAGCGCTGAATCCAAAGCCCAAAAAACCTTGGTAACCCGCAAAGTGTTTTGCGTCACCGGTTCAGAAAAATCGCCGCCCGGCGGCGAGACCGCGCCAATCACGGACAAAGAGCCAACGCGCTTCTCCGATCCTAAACACTCCACGCGGCCAGCGCGTTCATAAAACGCCGCCGTCCGCGTGCCGAGATACGCAGGATAACCTTCTTCACCGGGCATCTCCTCCAGCCGTCCTGACATTTCCCGCAAAGCCTCGGCCCAGCGCGAAGTGGAATCCGCGGTAAGCGCGACTTTGTAACCCATATCACGATAATATTCAGCGATGGTAATCCCGGTGTAAATAGACGCTTCGCGCGCCGCCACAGGCATATTAGAAGTATTGGCAATCAAAATCGTGCGCTCCATTAATTGTCTTCCCGATTTCGGATCTTTCAATTCCGGAAATTCAATCAAAACATCGGTCATCTCATTCCCCCGCTCCCCGCAGCCGATAAAAACGATAATCTCCGCATCTGCCCATTTAGCTAACTGATGCTGAACCACAGTCTTCCCGGACCCAAAAGGACCCGGCACGCAAGCTGTGCCGCCTTGGGCAAGCGGGAAAAAGGTATCAATCACTCTCTGTCCTGAAGCCATTAAAGTATCAATGGGTAAATTTTGTTTCACCGGCCGCGGAATCCGAATCGGCCAACGCTGCAACATTGTAATCTCTTGTTCGCCTTGCGCTGTTTTAATCTTCGCGACAATATCTTCCACTTTGGATTGACCAGCCTTTATTGCCGTGATTTTCCCCCGCGCAC encodes the following:
- a CDS encoding FG-GAP-like repeat-containing protein — translated: MTKTKTIIFTAVLMSGMIFGPLKSVEARDYFGLGRIFKAVDLKQGQDFNLFENDFRGGVSVCVGDLNGDGHKEIVIGSGPGRRSEVRVYDYRGKKTNYVIYPFDAEFLGGVDVACGDVNGDQKDEIAVAVASRESAHIKVYKADLNKTVLADFFGEPAAFRGGVHIALADLDGDHNAEILVSRGQGTRSEVRVFKGNGTRTDFVLYPFPRDFKGGVDIAAADVDGDKLPEIIVSAARQDKAQIKVYKSNGLLESSFIAFDQGFKGGVDIAAADLNFDGKSEILAGAGPGGAPHVRAFNHLGEIQKSSPYNIGGVKIAQEDTDSEKERMGAALPLPGAGRKEGVGGNLKEPSLVSGVSSQAMNQTGYSYYPFEKNFNGGVNLAAADLDGDHIAEIIILPALNYNFNGLKKIVIDISEQNLKAYEGEKIFLDTKVSTGRPGMGTPLGNFHILSKNPRAWSSKYGLYMPYWMAFTTKGHGIHELPEWPGGYKEGANHLGVRVSHGCVRLGVGPAKQLYDWAAIGTPVIVQD
- a CDS encoding V-type ATP synthase subunit A, which gives rise to MSNLENKQGIIVKVSGPLVIAEGIPNARMFDVVKVGEKKLIGEIIGLNQDQASIQVYEDTAGVGPGELVETTGRPLSVELGPGMIKAIYDGIQRPLDLIFAKSGAFIARGMEVPGIDREKEWDFKPVKKEGDVVKEGDILGTVQETSLIMHKIMVPQGARGKITAIKAGQSKVEDIVAKIKTAQGEQEITMLQRWPIRIPRPVKQNLPIDTLMASGQRVIDTFFPLAQGGTACVPGPFGSGKTVVQHQLAKWADAEIIVFIGCGERGNEMTDVLIEFPELKDPKSGRQLMERTILIANTSNMPVAAREASIYTGITIAEYYRDMGYKVALTADSTSRWAEALREMSGRLEEMPGEEGYPAYLGTRTAAFYERAGRVECLGSEKRVGSLSVIGAVSPPGGDFSEPVTQNTLRVTKVFWALDSALAYKRHFPAINWLTSYSLYTENLEEYFKNNVAADFNQYRQRAMEILQEEANLEEIVRLVGFDALGSRDQLILRVARMIREDFLHQNAFDEIDTYTSLSKQYGMLKIIIDFYDLALSKVNELDLKALFKQEIIEDIARLKFIPEDKIEAEYKKVWEKIEKVV
- a CDS encoding V-type ATP synthase subunit D, with protein sequence MQVKINPTRVELLKLKKRLKVAQRGHKLLKEKRDGLMKDFMQVVREAKDVREAVEKSLSEAFLSFAFAAAEMPAQSLEAALMLSKMKLSLQTSEKNIMNIKVPLFEVQKEGEPICYGYLDTVAELDTSLKGFETSLEKMVRLAQTEKAILMLSREIEKTRRRVNSLEYVLVPNLQSAIREITMKLDEQERGNLTRLMKVKAMIAAQA
- a CDS encoding V-type ATP synthase subunit B, whose product is MSKAYKTVKEIAGPLIILEKIEGAKYEELVEVETKEGRKILGKVLEAGRELTLIQLFEAPQGVPRAGTKVKFLGRGLRLPVSEDILGRVFSGAGKPIDGGPRIIPDQELDINGLPLNPYARSYPDEFIQTGVSTIDGMNTLVRGQKLPIFSGAGLPHARLAAQIARQAKMRWDLRHTESRITNHESRNKDRKETKFAVVFVAMGITFDEANFFQNDFKKTGAIERSVLFINLANDPVVERIATPRMALTCAEYLAFEKGMDVLVIMSDLTNYCEALREVSAARKEIPGRRGYPGYLYTDLSTIYERAGRIKGKPGSITQIPILSMPEDDKTHPVPDLTGYITEGQIMFSRELHRKGIFPPVDVLPSLSRLKDKGIGEGKTREDHSGVLNQLFASYARGKEVEELAVILGEESLDETDKKYLKFASLFEDKFVRQGEYEDRDIIQTLSLGWELLSILPQSELKRVKPEMIEKYFKR